The stretch of DNA ATCCCCTCAGTGAGATGGGTCACTCCTATGTAACCCCTCAGTGGTGATGGTGCATCACCATCCACtggatgtgctgcagcagccccaccattctggaaatgaaatgaaataaactacaagggaaataaaatacaggGGAAGAACCTTTGCCCACAAGTATAATTAAACATTCAAAAATGTAAGACTACTTTCTTGTACCACTGTAAAGCTCAAACTCTATCGATATTATTTCTTCAAAGAGAGGTAGTTGCTTTCTTTGAATAAATAACATTCTCAGCAAAACTTGAGATGCAACTTTAGGATGTACTTCTATTGAAGTTATTTTGTTACTTATAAAGACACAGCAGAACTGGACTGTTACCAAGAAATTCTTTGCAATACTGAAAGAATCCTTTCACAATTACCTCAATATCTGTGTTTGTGTAATATATATTCAGATACATATCTTATATAATGCCAAAGTATGCTTCCCTCTCTGAAGCATGATTTGTTCCTTTATCATCAGAAAAtaatctgggtttttttggtataTATAATACCTTTTTATATTGAGTTTTGTCatgttttgacattttttcaTACTGTGTTTTGAGATTAAACAAACAGCTTTTGATTAGTAGTTCTGTTAAACACTCATGACATGCACTAGCAGTGCACACATTTATATTTTGTGTATACATACTATATATATAAACTTAtactatatatttataatatagaCTAGAACTATGCAAAACTGTGTTAATTTGTAGAATTACAACTTTTAGTCTGCAATAGAACATCCTGTAACAAATAACCTTTCAATAAAGCTAGTGGTTGTCTTCAACAAATTTTAACTCCCACTAAAACCCCTGTCCAGCAGGATCCATACTTTAGAAAAGAGAAGCAGTCAAAAATCCAACAACTGGCTTTTCCTGTGTGGTATGTGATCCCAAGTTCCAACACACTGATGCTTTTTTTGGCCTCATCCTGGTGGTGGGCTGAAGTCCTCGGTGAAGCACGGCGATGGGACATGAGGATCAGAAGGTGACTGGGGAAGCCGGGTTCCTGAAAGTGTTCTCAGACCACGGTGAAGGGCATGTTCAGTCTTGCCCCAAATCTCCCCACGTACCAGCTTGCCTCAAGTCACCACTGCACAGTTTAGGGGCTCTGCCCATCATTATCTTTGTTTCCCACCTGGCATTCATACGCAAGTATTGCTGTAACATTCTTCAGACAAATCATGTGACGGAGGATTTGTCATCCTCCAGCGGCGATGGGCACCTAAATACAACGCAGCGAGATCTGAGGTTTCTTCATCTCCCACTGTCTGTGGAGCCTTTTCTTCCAAACCCACAAAGCCAAGGTCCTCTTCTGTTCCTCTCGCCGTCTCCGCGGGCAGCCCACGTTTCGGGGCAGAACAACTTGGCGATCATGTTGAGGATCCTCTGCCGCAGGTGCCACCTGTCGCCGATGCGGGTCAGCTCCAGGGCGCACTCCGCCACCGCCGCCTCGCGCCCTGCGGAAACGCGCGTCGTCAGCGCTTTAATGAGAGCCCCGCAGCACGCTACTTTCTGTCCAATTTTTTACTTTGTCCTCATCATAAAGCACACCCCACCCCGCACCGCCTCTGCCCGCCACTCGCTGGGAGCAGCGGCTGTGTCCCTCTCGCCTCCACACGGGAGTCCGCAGCCGCTCCGGGCGCTGGCCGCCCGCGGGGTGCTGGAGGCGGGCAGCAGCGTCCAAGCGCTGGACGGTGTCTCCATCCCGTCCCTGTCCCGTTCCTGTCCCGTCcctgtcccgtcccgtcccgtcctcCTCCGGTACCTGCAGGAGCAGCGGCTTTGCGCAGGGTCCGGCCGGGCAACATCGCGGCGGCGGGGCGAGGTTCGCTGGGGCACGGAGCGCCCAGGCTCGGTTCGCTGGGGCACGGAGAGTCCAGGCTCGGTTCGCTGGGGCACGGAGAGTCCAGGCTCGGTTCGCTGGGGCACGGAGCGCCCAGGTTCGGTTCGGTGGGGCACGGAGAGTCCAGGTTCGGTTCACTGGGGCACGGAGCGCCCAGGCTCGGTTCGGCGGGGCACGGGACGCCTTGTCTGCTCTCGGGCCGGTGTCAGCAGCGTTCTGCCGGCACAGGGGCGGAGCGCGGCGCTAAAAGCGAACCCAGCGGGGATTTCCCTCCGTCCTGACGTAGGGAAAAGGCGCGGGGATCCCGCCCCCCGGGCCCCGCGGGCAGGCGGTGGCGtgcccgggccggggctggcaCAGCGCCCACGCTGCCGGCCCGGAGAGGGCCGGAGGGATGCGGTGTGCGGGGCAGGAGGAGACGGGAGGATGGGCTGTGCGCGGGGCAGGCGAGGCGGAGGGATGggggctgctgagggaaaaggggatggAGGTGTGGGTTGGGCTTGTGCTGAGTCAGGGGAGATGAACGGTGGGGTTTGCATTATCTGGGCAAGAAGGGGCAGAGGGCCGAAGTGGACTTGCTGCAGGCAAAGGGAGATGGGAGGGTGGGCTTTCTTTGTGGTGATGGTGGTCCAGGAAAGGTGGACAGGGTTGCAGTGATGATGctgaggaagaagaggtggGGGGCTGGAGAGTGCTTGGacaagcagaagaaacagaTAGGGCATGTTCTTACCACATAAGCAtagaataatttgttttgtaAGTGACTTAAAGGTTATCTAGAGCAGCTCCCCTGTATTTTGCTGCTCGTAGCCACAAAGACAGAAAGATCTTCAAGTAGATCAGGTTGCTctaagccccatccagcctgaccttggatGTTTCCCCGGATGGaacatccaccacctctctgggcaacctgtgctgGCACTTATCCATACAAataaaaaacttcttccttatAGCTAATCTAATCAATGC from Poecile atricapillus isolate bPoeAtr1 chromosome Z, bPoeAtr1.hap1, whole genome shotgun sequence encodes:
- the PMAIP1 gene encoding phorbol-12-myristate-13-acetate-induced protein 1, with product MLPGRTLRKAAAPAGREAAVAECALELTRIGDRWHLRQRILNMIAKLFCPETWAARGDGERNRRGPWLCGFGRKGSTDSGR